The following coding sequences lie in one Methanohalophilus levihalophilus genomic window:
- a CDS encoding polymer-forming cytoskeletal protein, whose amino-acid sequence MEEHTIVVDGDVVVGNHSDLGYGLIANSAILGERVNVSGDIATTSDVRIDIWSRINGSVRTDENAYIGEFVNIGGKLVVKGDLDVGNDVNIEEGFEARGWIVVRNPVPVVAYIFLYIAELLRLGKGEEVEKALDELFSDDGEDLGVNIMIIPNGSRISADSIRVPGTAKIGSDCRLVGNIRAESLKMGDETTLYGSIRAAGTVELGENNAIHGNIVSRGKVIIHEGTHVLGQINAALINIHESARVDGVMRASAGISFIREEEDIINDNELMRLDVSGSPE is encoded by the coding sequence ATGGAAGAACATACTATTGTTGTTGATGGTGATGTCGTTGTCGGCAACCATTCTGATCTGGGTTACGGGTTGATTGCAAATTCCGCCATTTTAGGAGAACGGGTAAACGTATCAGGTGACATCGCAACAACATCCGATGTCAGGATTGACATCTGGTCCCGCATTAACGGAAGTGTCAGGACTGACGAGAATGCCTATATCGGTGAATTTGTCAACATTGGAGGTAAACTGGTTGTCAAAGGTGATCTTGATGTCGGAAACGATGTAAATATTGAAGAAGGCTTTGAAGCCAGGGGGTGGATTGTAGTTCGCAATCCGGTACCTGTAGTTGCATATATTTTCCTCTATATTGCCGAATTACTCCGTCTGGGAAAAGGTGAGGAAGTCGAAAAAGCCCTCGATGAACTCTTTTCTGACGATGGCGAAGATCTGGGTGTTAATATCATGATTATTCCCAACGGGTCACGTATTTCCGCAGATTCCATCCGGGTTCCCGGAACTGCAAAAATAGGCAGCGACTGCCGCCTTGTGGGAAACATCCGCGCAGAATCCCTTAAAATGGGTGACGAAACCACTCTTTACGGAAGCATAAGGGCTGCAGGAACTGTCGAACTCGGGGAAAACAATGCCATACACGGAAATATCGTGTCCCGGGGCAAAGTTATAATTCACGAGGGAACCCATGTACTGGGGCAAATTAATGCTGCACTGATTAATATTCACGAATCCGCACGAGTGGACGGTGTGATGAGGGCAAGTGCAGGAATCTCATTTATCCGTGAAGAAGAAGATATTATTAATGATAATGAACTCATGAGGCTGGATGTTTCCGGTTCTCCTGAATAA
- a CDS encoding dihydroneopterin aldolase family protein — MSEKITDAENAAFEAGIKLGALYHQFTGSPISLHTAESLENAIAESISVQPFVESITVKIDRDIVRSKLNNEFGYCELEGRMITVKLIVAYKNVRLFASMEYERELDYPLMKIEKVESSSE, encoded by the coding sequence ATGTCAGAAAAAATCACGGATGCAGAAAATGCGGCCTTTGAAGCTGGGATAAAACTGGGAGCTCTTTATCACCAATTCACAGGTTCACCAATCAGCCTTCACACGGCAGAAAGCCTTGAAAATGCAATTGCTGAAAGCATCTCAGTCCAGCCATTTGTCGAAAGCATCACAGTCAAAATAGACAGGGACATAGTAAGATCTAAACTCAATAATGAATTCGGTTATTGTGAGCTGGAAGGGCGGATGATCACAGTGAAACTGATTGTAGCTTATAAAAACGTCCGGCTCTTTGCATCCATGGAATATGAGCGTGAACTTGATTATCCGCTCATGAAAATAGAAAAGGTGGAAAGCTCTTCAGAATGA
- a CDS encoding RtcB family protein encodes MEQDAGSAGKLRKIDEDIWEVPQDYKEGMRVPGRIFLSETLLGNLENEALEQVANVAMLPGIQKYSMAMPDAHVGYGFPIGGVAAFDEDEGVISPGGVGFDINCGVRLIRSNLQREDTLPHLNQLLDGLFDAVPSGLGSKSKIRASESELDEIFVAGSQWAVEHGYGVKADIEHCEGNGRIEGALPDQISKKAHKRGRPQLGTLGSGNHFLELQCVDEIYDEEAAKAFGLEKGKVTFMVHCGSRGAGHQVCTDHIKTLTSAAKKYGIDLPDRQLACAPAQSKEAQDYFGAMAAAANYAWTNRQVIMHQSRGIFEKVFGMDQDELGLDLVYDVAHNVAKLEEHEIDGEKKKVYVHRKGATRAFPAGHKEVAKAYRNVGQPVLIPGSMGTPSYVLCGNEAGMHISFGSACHGAGRVMSRSHAKKSFSGEDIRVRLEDRGILVKAAHPSVIAEEAPEVYKSSSEVVDVVHRVGIARKVAKLVPLGVVKG; translated from the coding sequence ATGGAACAAGATGCAGGTTCAGCAGGCAAACTACGAAAAATTGATGAGGATATCTGGGAAGTCCCGCAAGATTACAAGGAAGGTATGCGGGTTCCGGGCAGGATTTTCCTTTCAGAGACTCTTCTTGGGAATCTTGAGAATGAGGCACTTGAGCAAGTGGCCAATGTTGCCATGCTTCCGGGTATCCAGAAGTATTCCATGGCCATGCCGGATGCCCATGTAGGCTATGGTTTTCCCATCGGGGGAGTTGCGGCTTTTGATGAGGATGAAGGTGTGATAAGTCCGGGAGGCGTGGGATTTGATATCAATTGTGGAGTTCGCCTCATACGTTCCAATTTACAGAGAGAGGATACTTTGCCTCATCTCAATCAGTTGTTAGACGGATTATTTGATGCGGTTCCTTCCGGCCTTGGTTCCAAAAGCAAGATACGGGCTTCCGAGAGTGAACTTGATGAAATATTCGTTGCAGGTTCACAATGGGCTGTGGAGCATGGGTACGGCGTGAAAGCCGATATAGAACACTGTGAGGGCAATGGCCGTATTGAAGGTGCACTTCCGGATCAAATCAGCAAAAAGGCACACAAAAGAGGGCGCCCACAATTGGGCACTCTTGGTAGTGGTAATCACTTCCTTGAATTGCAATGCGTTGATGAGATATATGATGAAGAGGCTGCCAAAGCCTTCGGATTGGAAAAGGGAAAGGTTACTTTCATGGTACACTGTGGTTCCCGTGGAGCTGGCCATCAGGTATGTACGGATCATATCAAGACACTGACGAGTGCAGCAAAAAAATACGGCATCGATCTTCCTGACAGGCAGCTTGCATGTGCTCCTGCACAATCAAAGGAAGCTCAGGATTACTTTGGAGCGATGGCTGCAGCGGCCAATTATGCCTGGACCAACCGGCAGGTTATAATGCACCAGTCACGCGGTATTTTTGAAAAAGTGTTCGGCATGGATCAGGATGAACTTGGCCTTGATCTTGTGTACGATGTAGCTCATAACGTTGCAAAGCTTGAGGAACATGAGATTGATGGGGAAAAGAAAAAAGTGTACGTTCACCGCAAAGGTGCAACACGTGCCTTCCCTGCAGGTCATAAGGAAGTTGCAAAAGCCTACAGGAATGTTGGGCAACCTGTTCTGATACCCGGAAGCATGGGGACTCCGTCTTATGTTTTGTGTGGTAATGAAGCAGGAATGCACATCTCATTCGGAAGTGCCTGTCATGGTGCAGGAAGAGTAATGAGCAGATCCCATGCGAAAAAGAGTTTTTCCGGTGAAGACATCCGGGTGCGTCTTGAGGATCGCGGAATCCTTGTAAAAGCTGCTCATCCTTCGGTTATCGCGGAAGAAGCACCAGAGGTTTACAAGTCCAGCAGTGAAGTCGTTGATGTAGTTCACAGGGTGGGAATTGCAAGAAAAGTGGCAAAGCTCGTGCCTCTTGGTGTTGTAAAAGGTTAA
- the pgsA gene encoding archaetidylinositol phosphate synthase, producing the protein MTLEKLRPITATYVESIAKRAISAGLTPNYVSIISLIFSALAGIAFYYSLEVAIYALVAVIFVSLNSFFDALDGSMARYQGIASRKGDFLDHVIDRYADMFIIGGIFFGGHVDWEIGVIALVGVLLTSYLGTQAQALGIGRFYGGLMGRADRLVLIMIAAIAYVIYAQPLAGYTILGWCVVVLAFTSHITAFQRIYSVWNKL; encoded by the coding sequence ATGACTCTTGAAAAACTCCGTCCGATAACTGCCACCTATGTGGAATCCATTGCAAAAAGAGCAATATCCGCAGGATTAACTCCCAATTATGTGTCTATTATTTCCCTCATTTTCTCAGCGCTGGCAGGAATCGCTTTTTACTATTCACTGGAAGTTGCAATTTATGCTCTTGTGGCCGTTATTTTTGTATCTTTAAACTCCTTTTTTGATGCGCTGGACGGTAGTATGGCCCGGTATCAGGGCATTGCAAGCAGAAAAGGAGATTTCCTTGATCATGTCATCGACAGGTATGCTGATATGTTCATAATAGGCGGAATTTTCTTCGGAGGGCATGTTGACTGGGAAATCGGTGTCATAGCTCTTGTGGGTGTTTTGCTTACAAGTTATCTGGGTACACAGGCACAAGCGCTCGGAATTGGCCGTTTTTATGGCGGGCTTATGGGAAGGGCTGACAGGCTTGTACTAATAATGATCGCTGCGATTGCTTACGTTATTTATGCACAGCCACTTGCCGGCTACACAATTCTTGGCTGGTGTGTAGTGGTTCTTGCTTTCACATCACATATTACTGCTTTCCAGAGAATCTACAGTGTGTGGAATAAACTGTAA
- a CDS encoding acetylornithine transaminase — protein MASYSSISAKDSECVMQTYTHQPIALERGEGAVVWDVDGKEYIDCVAGIAVNNVGHCHPAVVKAIQDQAAKLIHVSNLYYTEMQANLAEKLVSLTGMDRVFFCNSGAEAVEAAMKLARMVTGKHEFVALKGSFHGRTMNPLSVTYKEAYKEPFKPMPVKATFADFGDAEDVANSIGPGTAAVIVEPIQGEGGINVPSEGFLQEVRKVCDETGTLLIFDEVQTGFGRTGKWFCKEHSGVQPDIMTMAKAMAGGLPMGGIAAREGLTFTKSQHASTFGGGPLVCAAALASIKVMEDENLIERSREMGEYFRKQLSDLGRDDFLEVRGKGLMIGVETGRPCADFVNAAREMGLLLNCTSDTVLRLAPPLTISKEQIDTVVDILGKV, from the coding sequence ATGGCTAGCTATAGTTCAATTTCAGCAAAAGATTCCGAGTGTGTCATGCAGACATATACTCACCAGCCGATTGCTCTTGAACGGGGTGAAGGTGCTGTTGTATGGGACGTTGACGGGAAGGAGTATATCGATTGTGTCGCAGGAATTGCGGTGAACAATGTAGGTCACTGTCATCCCGCGGTTGTGAAAGCAATTCAGGATCAGGCAGCAAAGCTGATCCATGTTTCAAATCTTTATTATACCGAAATGCAGGCAAACCTGGCGGAGAAGCTTGTGTCTCTTACGGGGATGGATCGTGTTTTCTTCTGTAATTCAGGGGCTGAAGCGGTTGAAGCTGCTATGAAACTGGCACGTATGGTTACAGGAAAACATGAATTTGTGGCACTCAAAGGTTCTTTCCACGGCAGGACAATGAATCCGCTGTCAGTCACCTACAAGGAGGCTTACAAGGAACCCTTCAAACCAATGCCTGTCAAGGCTACTTTTGCGGACTTTGGTGATGCTGAGGATGTGGCAAATTCCATCGGTCCGGGGACTGCTGCTGTAATCGTTGAACCAATACAGGGTGAAGGCGGGATCAATGTACCTTCCGAAGGATTCCTTCAGGAGGTTCGCAAGGTATGTGATGAGACTGGTACTCTTCTTATCTTTGATGAGGTACAGACCGGATTCGGACGTACTGGAAAATGGTTCTGTAAAGAGCATTCAGGCGTGCAGCCGGATATCATGACAATGGCAAAGGCAATGGCTGGTGGCCTTCCCATGGGAGGAATTGCTGCACGTGAAGGGCTTACTTTCACAAAGAGCCAGCATGCTTCTACTTTCGGTGGAGGTCCTCTGGTATGTGCTGCTGCTCTTGCTTCAATCAAGGTCATGGAAGATGAGAACCTCATTGAGAGATCCCGTGAGATGGGCGAATACTTCCGGAAGCAACTTTCAGATCTGGGTCGCGATGATTTCCTTGAAGTACGTGGCAAGGGATTGATGATAGGTGTTGAGACGGGCCGCCCGTGTGCTGACTTTGTAAATGCTGCCCGTGAGATGGGTTTATTGCTAAACTGCACTTCAGACACGGTTTTGAGGCTTGCTCCTCCACTTACGATTTCAAAAGAACAGATTGATACGGTGGTCGATATTCTTGGCAAGGTCTGA
- a CDS encoding tyrosine-type recombinase/integrase, translating to MGLYDFSKRIASAEQRVLDADYSQKNKDTIFSFVHVLYAEGLSEARILKYLSNLNILASWFDKDFDEVTKSDMYRVVAEIERSDRKAWTKQGYKVTIKRFFRWLHNSETDPEITRWIKTNIKQCDQILPEELLTEDEVKQMIDVCDHPRNRAMVAMWYDAGGRVGEMGEAKIKHFVPDVYGAVLMVKGKTGMRRIRLVFSAPYVSKWLDTHPERDNPDAPLWVNYGKYKGRAMKYGGIRMVIKRAANKAGIKKRVYNHLFRHSRITEYATFMTQAQLEKNMGWVHGTRQSGTYIHLAGAQVDSTILEHYGLKEKQDKPSELTPKNCPRCKTTNGPTADFCSNCGMALNAVAATNVDDMQQLGMQLLLEIGAKEPKDVQELQGYLGKLKEALNDSDSTSISDK from the coding sequence ATGGGATTATATGATTTCAGTAAAAGAATAGCTAGTGCTGAGCAACGCGTCCTTGATGCGGATTATTCTCAAAAAAATAAAGACACTATTTTTTCTTTTGTTCACGTATTGTACGCTGAAGGTCTATCTGAAGCGAGGATACTCAAATATCTCAGTAATTTAAACATACTAGCTAGCTGGTTTGACAAAGACTTCGATGAAGTCACCAAATCTGATATGTATAGAGTAGTGGCTGAGATTGAGAGATCTGACCGAAAGGCATGGACAAAACAAGGGTACAAGGTAACAATCAAGCGTTTTTTCAGATGGTTGCATAATAGTGAGACAGATCCAGAGATAACCAGATGGATCAAGACAAACATAAAGCAGTGTGACCAGATATTGCCAGAAGAATTGCTCACAGAAGATGAAGTGAAGCAAATGATTGACGTATGTGATCATCCGCGCAACAGAGCTATGGTTGCCATGTGGTATGATGCCGGCGGGAGAGTCGGGGAGATGGGAGAAGCGAAGATTAAACACTTTGTTCCAGACGTATATGGTGCAGTTCTGATGGTAAAAGGAAAGACTGGTATGCGCAGAATTCGACTTGTATTCAGTGCCCCTTATGTATCAAAGTGGCTTGATACGCATCCGGAAAGGGATAATCCAGATGCACCTCTTTGGGTCAATTATGGGAAGTACAAAGGCAGGGCAATGAAATATGGCGGCATCCGAATGGTCATAAAAAGAGCTGCAAATAAAGCCGGAATAAAAAAGCGTGTATATAACCATCTTTTCAGGCACTCAAGGATTACAGAATATGCCACATTTATGACACAGGCACAGCTGGAAAAAAACATGGGATGGGTACATGGAACGCGGCAGTCCGGCACATATATTCATCTTGCGGGTGCTCAGGTTGACAGCACCATACTTGAACATTATGGACTAAAGGAAAAGCAGGACAAGCCCTCGGAGCTTACCCCTAAGAATTGTCCACGTTGCAAGACCACAAATGGCCCAACAGCAGATTTCTGCAGCAATTGTGGAATGGCTCTTAATGCAGTTGCAGCAACGAATGTTGATGACATGCAACAATTGGGTATGCAACTGCTTCTTGAAATAGGAGCAAAAGAACCAAAGGATGTCCAAGAATTGCAAGGATACCTGGGGAAATTGAAGGAAGCGTTGAATGATAGTGATTCCACTTCAATAAGTGACAAGTGA
- a CDS encoding aldolase, with product MLACAYLVLMWREMARIGSKLVNHGLVESNFGNISVRKGDNLVITRTGCCLDEITEETVVEVPIDRNSLLDKIASSETAVHRQIYRNTDAGAIVHAHCPYSVTLSLLQEGGNISPIDSEGMLFLGDVPIIKGKIGSEELADAASAALSRHHGAIVYSHGTISVGKNLDEAYIYTTQIEHSCKIKYLYDLARK from the coding sequence ATGCTTGCGTGTGCATATCTGGTACTCATGTGGCGTGAAATGGCGCGTATTGGAAGCAAGCTTGTAAATCATGGGTTAGTTGAATCGAATTTTGGAAATATCAGTGTTCGAAAAGGCGATAATCTGGTAATAACCCGTACCGGCTGTTGTCTTGATGAAATAACTGAAGAAACGGTTGTGGAAGTGCCCATAGACCGCAATTCCCTGCTGGATAAAATTGCTTCTTCCGAAACTGCAGTTCATCGCCAGATCTATCGCAATACAGATGCCGGTGCAATAGTGCATGCGCACTGTCCATATTCTGTTACTCTCTCTTTGCTTCAGGAAGGCGGCAACATCTCGCCTATTGACAGTGAAGGTATGCTCTTCCTTGGGGATGTGCCAATTATCAAAGGAAAAATTGGAAGTGAAGAACTGGCAGACGCAGCCTCTGCGGCTCTTTCAAGGCATCACGGCGCAATTGTATATAGCCACGGCACAATCTCCGTTGGAAAGAATCTTGACGAAGCCTACATCTATACCACCCAGATAGAACACTCCTGCAAAATAAAGTATCTTTATGATCTGGCACGCAAATAA
- the hisC gene encoding histidinol-phosphate transaminase — protein MARSDLIKPEIRSIAPYVPGKSIEEIAKKYCLSADKIIKLGSNENVLGPSPKALEAMVGHAQDINIYPSADAGELVSAISKYVGMPEDMIVGSGPGMDGLLDGLMRLLISPGSEVVISTPTFSYYELSARANGGTPVFVRRNDDFSIDVDSLKDAVTDATKMMFICSPNNPSGNSMSETELRSLVENVSCLVFVDEAYVEFADRTFVSLVNEYDNLIIGRTLSKAFGLAGLRIGYGIMPAWLKVEYMKAGTPFNVSSVALVAGSAALSDEEHLKRSQEMVREGRKYLMDYIPFTVYDSQANFVLVDVSPVKAKDVCEHLLRQGIIVRDCTSFRDAGESLIRVTIGTAEQNKKVVNGFSSF, from the coding sequence TTGGCAAGGTCTGATCTGATAAAGCCTGAAATTCGTTCTATAGCACCTTATGTTCCCGGCAAATCCATTGAAGAAATTGCGAAAAAGTACTGTCTGTCAGCGGATAAAATCATAAAACTGGGTTCCAATGAAAACGTGCTTGGGCCTTCTCCAAAAGCCTTGGAGGCAATGGTCGGGCATGCTCAGGATATCAATATTTACCCTTCTGCTGATGCCGGGGAGCTGGTTTCTGCTATTTCCAAGTACGTCGGTATGCCTGAAGACATGATCGTAGGTTCTGGCCCGGGTATGGATGGGTTGCTTGACGGATTGATGAGACTTCTGATATCTCCGGGCTCGGAAGTTGTTATTTCAACTCCCACTTTCTCCTATTACGAGCTATCTGCAAGAGCAAACGGCGGGACGCCTGTTTTTGTCAGGCGAAATGATGATTTCAGCATAGATGTTGATTCACTGAAGGACGCTGTAACTGATGCAACCAAAATGATGTTTATATGTTCTCCCAACAACCCTTCTGGGAACTCTATGTCCGAAACAGAACTTCGGAGTCTTGTGGAGAACGTTTCTTGTCTCGTTTTTGTGGATGAAGCTTATGTCGAATTTGCAGACAGGACTTTTGTGTCCCTTGTGAATGAGTATGACAATCTTATTATCGGGCGCACTCTTTCAAAGGCATTCGGGCTTGCGGGGCTTCGTATTGGTTATGGTATCATGCCCGCCTGGTTGAAGGTTGAGTACATGAAAGCAGGAACGCCATTCAATGTGAGCAGTGTGGCACTTGTGGCCGGTTCTGCAGCATTGTCTGATGAGGAACATCTCAAAAGAAGTCAGGAAATGGTTCGGGAAGGTCGAAAATATCTGATGGACTATATTCCGTTCACAGTTTACGACTCACAGGCAAACTTTGTGCTTGTGGACGTGTCTCCTGTGAAGGCGAAGGATGTATGTGAACACCTGCTCAGACAGGGTATTATTGTAAGGGATTGCACTTCCTTCAGGGATGCGGGTGAATCCCTGATTCGTGTAACAATCGGGACCGCTGAGCAAAACAAAAAAGTTGTTAATGGATTCTCTTCATTCTGA
- a CDS encoding PUA domain-containing protein: MVADANLLSQVRVMADYQFGKGSGNVLFPDDVSFMLSRTKRVRQVLSGKSRIATVRAKDGVLTLSIEAASMLHSFLPFPRQRVVICEDAVPFVSKGKTAFAKHVLELDPELRSGEEVLVVDEQDKLLAAGQLLLAVPEIIVMDSGAAVDVRVGIEK, translated from the coding sequence ATGGTTGCAGATGCTAATCTCTTAAGTCAGGTGCGTGTTATGGCCGATTACCAGTTTGGTAAAGGTTCCGGAAACGTGCTTTTCCCGGATGACGTAAGTTTCATGCTTTCAAGGACAAAACGTGTGCGTCAGGTACTTTCAGGCAAATCCAGAATTGCTACAGTACGCGCAAAAGACGGTGTACTGACATTGAGTATCGAAGCTGCATCCATGCTTCATTCTTTCCTTCCTTTTCCAAGGCAGCGTGTTGTTATATGTGAAGATGCGGTTCCTTTTGTTTCAAAGGGTAAAACTGCTTTTGCAAAACATGTTCTGGAACTTGATCCGGAGCTAAGATCCGGTGAGGAAGTTCTTGTTGTTGACGAACAGGATAAGTTGCTCGCTGCAGGTCAGTTGTTGTTGGCAGTTCCCGAAATCATAGTTATGGATTCAGGAGCGGCTGTAGACGTAAGAGTGGGTATTGAGAAATAA
- a CDS encoding archease, with protein sequence MSAEKKYDYMEHTADARFRAYGANLEEAFENAAEAMFNVMIDTSDIPCRTSIPIEVEADDLEMLLVEWLSELLYHFEVEFIVFSKFAVIGINHQDGVYSLSATACGEFIDLDKHAFETEVKAVTYNNLLVQEAGDDTMVQVTVDT encoded by the coding sequence ATGTCTGCCGAAAAAAAATATGACTATATGGAGCATACCGCAGATGCACGTTTTCGTGCTTATGGGGCTAACCTCGAAGAAGCTTTTGAGAATGCAGCGGAAGCCATGTTCAATGTCATGATTGACACTTCAGATATTCCGTGCAGGACTTCCATACCCATCGAGGTGGAAGCCGATGATCTGGAAATGTTGCTTGTGGAGTGGCTCTCAGAATTGCTTTATCATTTTGAGGTTGAATTCATAGTATTCAGTAAATTTGCTGTTATTGGTATAAATCATCAGGACGGTGTATATTCATTATCTGCAACAGCATGCGGAGAATTCATAGATCTGGATAAACATGCCTTTGAGACCGAAGTGAAGGCAGTTACTTATAATAATCTCCTTGTGCAGGAAGCCGGAGATGATACAATGGTGCAGGTTACAGTTGATACATGA